AAAATTACTGATTAAAAAACCGACCCAGCTTCTAATTGATGTGAACGGAGTCGGTTATGAAGTTGCAATTTCTCTCATGACTTTCGAGAGAATTGGTGACTCTGCCGAAGCTTCCCTCTTCATACATACGAATGTAAGTCAGGATGCAATTACTCTCTTCGGTTTTATTTCAGAGGATGAAAGAGAGATGTTTCGGCTGCTGATATCCGTCTCGGGTGTTGGGCCCAAAACAGCACTTGCACTTCTTTCAGGTATAAGAGTCGATGAACTCCGTTTTGCTATCGAAACAGGAGACACCCACAGAATTCACGCAGCTCCCGGAATCGGTAAGAAGACGGCAGACAGACTCGTCCTGGAATTGAAAGGAAAAGTGTCCTCGATCCAGTCCTCATCCACAACAATGTTCTCACAAAGAGGGGCGAGAGCCGAAGCCCTCACCGCATTAATAACTTTGGGTTTCAATCAAAAAACTGCCGAAAAGGTAGTCGGAGCGCTCTGCGATGAAAACCCGGCTGCAACAGTCGAAGAAGTCGTGAAACAGGCGCTGAAAAAACTGACAGGCTGATTATTTTACAGTAGCCTTGACTCTGGGAACACCTTCCACATAACCTTCAAGTACTGCGCCGGATGTTACCCTGCCGACACCTGCAGGAGTTCCGGTAAACACAAGATCACCTTTCTCGATGGTCATCATTTTGGAGATCTCAGAGACAATCTCTGCAGGTTTGAAAATCATCAGATTTAATGGTGCGTTCTGTCTTAATTCACCGTTCACATGGAGCACTATTTTTGCATCCAACGATAAATCAAGATCTTCCTTAAGAATAAACTCAGACACTATCGCCGCATTATCGAAACATTTGGCTTTCTCCCATGGATGCCCCTTCCCCTTTAAAATATTCTGCTGATCACGGAGAGTCATATCGAGTCCTGTCGCATACCCAATAATAGCCTCTTCCGCCTCTGCCGGGGAAACATTTTTGATATCCTTTCCAATAAGGAGCACCAGTTCAGTCTCATAATTCATATCATCAGAGTAGGGCGGAACTTCGATTTCCGCACCCGACCATGCGAGGTTCGATGAAGGCTTCATGAAAAAGAGGGGGAAATCAGGGACTTCATTTCCCAGCTCTTTTGCGTGTTCTTCATAATTTCTTCCAACACAAAGAACTTTGCCCGGGAAAAAACTACCTGCTTTTGTTTTAATTTCGATTGTTGACATGTTGTATCCTATAAAATAATTACTGAGTTGATACCAACCCTGAACGACCGTTCTTCGGTGTGATTCAGCCTGAAACCAAAATCGAACCTGACGGGAAAGAGTTGATGAAAAATTCCAAATCCAACCTCATACAATGGTGAGGTGAGTCTTTTAAAGTCTCCCGGCATAAGAGCAGCCGACTGACTGTTATACTCGATCATGCCCGCATTCAAAAATGCCGTAAACTGCAGATTAAGCTTCTTCAAGAATGATATTCCGATCAATCTGAGCGGCAAATCCGACAGATTTTGATCGATAAAAACCATCCAGCCTCTGTCTCCGATGTACTCACCGAGGTCAAGAGTCCGGAATGTCTGATTCTGTGCCGTTGCGTTTATGTTTCCTGGAAGCGAGTTTAACATCTGAACGGGAATTCCACCATCTGTTGTAAAAGCAGATGCCCGGAGGGTCATGGTAGTGTTAAGTGATGTCCGCAAAAACATCCTGCCCCAGACCGAGTAATTTTTATATTCCACACCTGATGAAAGGTCGCCCGGAGCATATTTTATCCCGACTCCCCCTGTGATATGGAAATTTCCCCAAAGCCGCCTTCTGTACATGCCATCTTCGATATATCTTCTGGAATCAAATCTTATTCCGGCAGAAAGTTCATTCAACCTCATCTCTGTTACAGGCAAATTAGGCCTGTAGAGTTTATCACCATTGAAGATTGACGCATTTGAGTTGACGATACCGGAATTATCGGTTCTGTTCAGGAATCCGACCTCAACATTTAATTCGGGCAGCACTTCACCCGAGTAGTCAAATTCGAATCCTTTTGAATAGTAATAATCGTTAAAATCGTACTTGGAGAGAAGTGTACTCAGGGAAGTGAAAATTTTTCCATAGTCGTTGTTACTCCTGAAAAGAGTGTTCACTTTGTTAAATGCGTCAAAGTTAAATCGATGAGTTCTGTAATCACCGAGGAGCCATGTGACATTCAATCTCTGTTTGAATTTTTCATCATTTATTCCATACGCCAGATTAAGTTCAGCCGTAAGTCTGCTGTCGTACAAATTTGCAGCCGTTGCTCTGAAATCTACCGTATGTCCCTCCACCGGATTAAAATGATACATCGCGAGCGGGGCACTAACAGAGAAATTATCATTCAACTGAAATTTTTCCGACAGGAGCGAGAAGTTATCCCAAAAACCTGTAGGCTGGTTCTGCAACGAATCTATTCTCCGATAGGCACTTATTTCCTCCTGAGTGTTCGGAATCCCTTGGTAGACACTCCAGAATGAGGAATCTTTTTTGTCGGCATCAGGAACGACAGTAATTAGAGCTTTATCAAACAGCTCATCACTCAGGGGCAAATTAATTTCATAATTGGTAAGTGAAGTATTCAGATCAAATCCGGCTTTCAGGAGACCAAGATAATTTACTTTTGCGTTGATCCTGTAATCGGACGGCATAAAAATCTGCTCTGAACCATATTCAAAATACTGTTGATAAAAGTTAAGTGTATCAAAAAAATTTGCGACAGTCCCCGTCCTGTTTGCTGTCAACTCCACTTTTATCAGGTCGAATGACTTGTCCAGAATGTAGAGATTCCCGATAAACCCGGGATCTGCGGGATCGTCGGGTTCGATATGTATCTTAAAGACATTTTTATGGTCGATGGAGAGTGTGTCTTTTATGTAATAATAGTAGTGTTTTGTGGCGTTGTCGGCAATGGGACCTATAAAATTATTGTTGCCAAAAAAGATAATCTGATCCTCATAGAAGTTGGCAATAAATCTGCCACCAGTCAGTATGTTTGCAAAAGGAGGGATATTGGCTGACTGCCTTCTCCCGAGAATTATCTCCTTGTAACTTGAAGGCGCCTTAAAATAGGATTCGGAAACATTTTCGATTATGCCACTGATCTTTAATGCAGAAGTGTCGGAGGCGGTTCCGAGAGACAATGCGGTGCCCGCACGATTGCCCGATACATTTATGTCCTCGGTTGTTTTTACCGAAACTTTCGTATACGCTGAGAATTTATAGCTCTTTAAAAATTCTTTTCGCTTGTTCTTCCTGTCTATTGCCTGCCTTATTATACCGAACGCAGGATTCTCGCCCGGAAAAACGGTTATTTCCTTTAGCTCAACAAGCGAACTCTCCAAAGCAAAATTGACATTCGAAAGATTACCAGTAGCCTCCACTTCTATCGTTTGGGTCAGGTAACCGACAAATGAAGCGGCAATTTTATACTTCCCTCTTTTTATAAGGAGTTCATAGATTCCATCTTTGTTAGAGGTTGCACCCTCCTTTGATCCCAATACTCTGATCGTTGCGAAAGAGAGCGGATCACCGGTCTTTGCGTCAACTATTGTTCCTTTAATCGAAACCGACTGAGGAAAAATATACGATACCAATCCAAGGAATAAAAAAATATAAAATCCGGTTCTGATCATCTGTTTCTACTTTTGTTCATCATTTTTTATTAAAATCTGTTTTACGGTAAACACAAGTCCCGTCGAAAACCACATCATGGTAATAATCTCATGGTCACCAAAGTTGAACTCGGTTAAACCTGCCCCAATGAATGCGGCGATACACGCAAGACTTCCCATCACTACAGCCCTCTCAAATGTTTTTGAAGAGGTCATATGGAAAACCCGGAAACCCGTCCTTATAATCATATAGAACAAAATTAAAATGGAAATTATTCCAAATCCGCCCAGCGTTGCCA
This genomic window from Ignavibacteria bacterium contains:
- the ruvA gene encoding Holliday junction branch migration protein RuvA, translating into MIGYLSGKLLIKKPTQLLIDVNGVGYEVAISLMTFERIGDSAEASLFIHTNVSQDAITLFGFISEDEREMFRLLISVSGVGPKTALALLSGIRVDELRFAIETGDTHRIHAAPGIGKKTADRLVLELKGKVSSIQSSSTTMFSQRGARAEALTALITLGFNQKTAEKVVGALCDENPAATVEEVVKQALKKLTG
- a CDS encoding fumarylacetoacetate hydrolase family protein codes for the protein MSTIEIKTKAGSFFPGKVLCVGRNYEEHAKELGNEVPDFPLFFMKPSSNLAWSGAEIEVPPYSDDMNYETELVLLIGKDIKNVSPAEAEEAIIGYATGLDMTLRDQQNILKGKGHPWEKAKCFDNAAIVSEFILKEDLDLSLDAKIVLHVNGELRQNAPLNLMIFKPAEIVSEISKMMTIEKGDLVFTGTPAGVGRVTSGAVLEGYVEGVPRVKATVK
- a CDS encoding carboxypeptidase-like regulatory domain-containing protein is translated as MIRTGFYIFLFLGLVSYIFPQSVSIKGTIVDAKTGDPLSFATIRVLGSKEGATSNKDGIYELLIKRGKYKIAASFVGYLTQTIEVEATGNLSNVNFALESSLVELKEITVFPGENPAFGIIRQAIDRKNKRKEFLKSYKFSAYTKVSVKTTEDINVSGNRAGTALSLGTASDTSALKISGIIENVSESYFKAPSSYKEIILGRRQSANIPPFANILTGGRFIANFYEDQIIFFGNNNFIGPIADNATKHYYYYIKDTLSIDHKNVFKIHIEPDDPADPGFIGNLYILDKSFDLIKVELTANRTGTVANFFDTLNFYQQYFEYGSEQIFMPSDYRINAKVNYLGLLKAGFDLNTSLTNYEINLPLSDELFDKALITVVPDADKKDSSFWSVYQGIPNTQEEISAYRRIDSLQNQPTGFWDNFSLLSEKFQLNDNFSVSAPLAMYHFNPVEGHTVDFRATAANLYDSRLTAELNLAYGINDEKFKQRLNVTWLLGDYRTHRFNFDAFNKVNTLFRSNNDYGKIFTSLSTLLSKYDFNDYYYSKGFEFDYSGEVLPELNVEVGFLNRTDNSGIVNSNASIFNGDKLYRPNLPVTEMRLNELSAGIRFDSRRYIEDGMYRRRLWGNFHITGGVGIKYAPGDLSSGVEYKNYSVWGRMFLRTSLNTTMTLRASAFTTDGGIPVQMLNSLPGNINATAQNQTFRTLDLGEYIGDRGWMVFIDQNLSDLPLRLIGISFLKKLNLQFTAFLNAGMIEYNSQSAALMPGDFKRLTSPLYEVGFGIFHQLFPVRFDFGFRLNHTEERSFRVGINSVIIL